From Spirosoma aerolatum, one genomic window encodes:
- a CDS encoding RluA family pseudouridine synthase has translation MKRKPYQVVYEDNHLLIVNKEPGILVQGDRTGDITLLDVLKDYIKEKYNKPGDVFLGLVHRLDRPVSGLVVFARTSKALERMNEIFRKRQVQKTYWAVVRQKPPKNADKLVNWLVKDEQKNQVTVYDYEVSNSQKAELSYRVLGKINEHYLLEVNPITGRPHQIRSQLAHMGCPIRGDVKYGYDRAVADKKIYLHARRLYFIHPVKKEPLICKAGLPNDPFWEEFLELDDENFKDKNLDYIFE, from the coding sequence ATGAAAAGAAAACCATATCAAGTAGTTTACGAAGATAATCACCTGCTAATCGTCAATAAAGAGCCGGGTATTCTGGTACAGGGAGACCGTACTGGCGATATTACCCTGCTGGACGTGTTGAAAGACTATATTAAAGAGAAGTATAATAAGCCAGGGGACGTATTTCTGGGGCTTGTGCATCGGCTTGACCGCCCAGTTAGCGGTCTGGTTGTATTTGCTCGCACGTCAAAGGCTCTGGAACGCATGAACGAAATCTTTCGTAAGCGACAAGTACAGAAAACCTATTGGGCCGTAGTCCGTCAAAAGCCTCCCAAAAACGCGGATAAGCTCGTCAACTGGTTGGTCAAAGATGAACAGAAAAACCAGGTAACGGTCTATGATTATGAAGTATCTAATTCCCAGAAAGCTGAATTATCGTACCGAGTACTGGGCAAAATTAACGAGCACTATTTACTGGAGGTAAATCCAATAACTGGTCGCCCTCACCAGATTCGTTCTCAATTGGCGCATATGGGTTGCCCAATTCGGGGTGATGTCAAATATGGGTATGATCGGGCCGTAGCCGACAAAAAAATCTATTTACATGCCCGCCGTCTTTATTTCATTCATCCCGTTAAGAAAGAGCCTCTCATTTGCAAAGCGGGACTCCCAAACGATCCTTTCTGGGAGGAGTTTCTGGAATTGGATGATGAGAATTTCAAAGACAAGAACCTCGACTACATTTTTGAATAA
- a CDS encoding pyridoxal phosphate-dependent aminotransferase, which produces MSATLDTVSLLADRINALEESSTLAMTKKARELAAQGHKVISLSVGEPDFKTPQHICEAAKKAIDDGFHGYSPVAGYPDLRKAIADKFKRDNNIDWKPENIVVSTGAKHSLANVIQVLINPGDEVIIFSPYWVSYSEMVKLAEGKAVVVDGSFENNFKVTPEQFEAAITDRTKIVMYASPNNPTGSIYSEAELRAIGEVVARHENIYVLADEIYEYINFTPEGHFSIGSIPAIADRVVTVNGVAKGFAMTGWRIGYIGAAKWIAEGVEKLQGQVTSGTNSIAQKATVAALTGPLEPSMEMTKAYHRRRDLVVKLLKEVPHFRTNVPEGAFYAFPDISYYYGKSDGTTTIENSDDFALWLLNKAYVATVAGSGFGAPNCLRISTAASDESLVEAIQRIKEAVATLS; this is translated from the coding sequence ATGTCTGCCACGCTTGACACCGTGAGTTTATTAGCCGACCGCATCAACGCGCTGGAAGAATCGTCCACGCTGGCGATGACCAAGAAAGCTCGTGAATTGGCTGCTCAGGGCCACAAAGTAATCAGCCTGAGCGTAGGAGAGCCGGATTTTAAAACCCCACAACACATTTGCGAAGCCGCCAAGAAAGCCATTGACGACGGCTTCCACGGGTATTCGCCAGTTGCGGGCTATCCTGACCTTCGTAAAGCCATTGCTGATAAATTCAAGCGCGACAATAATATAGACTGGAAGCCTGAAAATATCGTTGTGTCGACGGGTGCCAAACACTCGCTGGCCAATGTGATCCAGGTGCTGATCAATCCTGGCGACGAGGTAATTATTTTTTCGCCGTACTGGGTTAGTTATTCCGAAATGGTGAAGCTGGCTGAAGGTAAGGCTGTGGTCGTCGACGGTTCCTTTGAGAACAACTTTAAAGTGACCCCCGAGCAGTTTGAGGCCGCCATTACGGATCGGACTAAAATTGTGATGTACGCGTCGCCCAATAACCCAACTGGCTCTATTTATTCAGAGGCTGAGTTGCGGGCCATTGGTGAGGTAGTGGCCCGTCACGAAAATATTTATGTACTGGCCGACGAAATTTACGAGTATATCAACTTTACTCCTGAAGGTCATTTCAGTATCGGATCGATCCCTGCGATTGCGGATCGGGTTGTTACCGTAAATGGCGTTGCTAAAGGCTTTGCTATGACGGGTTGGCGTATTGGGTATATCGGTGCTGCCAAGTGGATTGCCGAAGGGGTTGAGAAATTGCAGGGTCAGGTTACGTCGGGGACGAATTCTATTGCTCAGAAAGCCACGGTAGCTGCTCTGACGGGCCCGCTGGAGCCATCGATGGAGATGACCAAAGCCTATCATCGTCGTCGTGATCTGGTGGTTAAACTGCTGAAAGAAGTGCCTCATTTCCGTACAAACGTGCCCGAAGGAGCATTCTATGCGTTCCCCGATATTAGCTACTATTATGGTAAATCGGATGGAACAACCACCATTGAAAACTCCGATGATTTTGCTCTATGGTTGCTGAATAAAGCCTATGTTGCTACTGTCGCAGGATCGGGGTTTGGGGCTCCAAATTGCCTACGTATCTCAACGGCTGCATCTGATGAATCGTTGGTCGAAGCAATTCAACGGATTAAAGAAGCGGTGGCAACGCTGAGTTAA
- the folK gene encoding 2-amino-4-hydroxy-6-hydroxymethyldihydropteridine diphosphokinase, whose protein sequence is MILLLLGANLGDRIRALHRANELLADRVGVVAQRSAIYETAPWGVTDQPTYLNQVVAVETTLPPDELLRQTQAIEQALGRVRLERWGARLIDIDMLYYGQLIIQTPHLTIPHPYLHQRRFTLVPLAEIAPDFLHPILQKTTLELLTECTDTSEVKIFNS, encoded by the coding sequence ATGATACTTCTACTTCTCGGGGCCAACCTGGGCGACCGGATAAGAGCCTTGCATCGAGCCAACGAGCTACTTGCCGACCGGGTAGGGGTTGTAGCCCAAAGGTCAGCTATTTATGAAACGGCTCCCTGGGGCGTAACGGATCAGCCGACTTACCTGAATCAGGTTGTAGCGGTGGAAACAACCTTACCACCTGACGAACTTCTGCGGCAAACACAGGCTATTGAGCAGGCCTTAGGCCGGGTTCGGCTGGAGCGATGGGGCGCCCGGCTGATCGACATTGATATGTTGTATTATGGTCAGCTCATTATACAAACTCCGCATCTTACCATTCCTCATCCGTATTTACATCAACGTCGGTTTACGCTCGTGCCACTTGCCGAAATTGCCCCCGACTTTCTCCATCCGATTTTGCAGAAAACAACGCTAGAATTACTGACGGAGTGCACAGATACTAGTGAGGTTAAAATTTTTAATTCTTAA
- a CDS encoding formylglycine-generating enzyme family protein translates to MFPKHLLSILALTVGVNSLTSAQTTTEFKSYTQVVPGSDQTYAMVAIPGGKFLMGSPASEKGHKPDESPQHSVTIEPFYMGKYEVTWDLYDLFAFTNMEKEMAAKYPQADANLTKTDATTRPSPPYVDMSFGMGRAGYPAINMTQYAAIKFCAWLYAKTGIFYRLPTEAEWEYACRANTTTPYSFGADVKKLGEYAVFNGNSGGGYKKVGTKKPNPFGLYDMHGNVMEWTKDQYIEDYYKQVASGKVKEPYAPTTTLYPNAVRGGSWDDEPDVLRSAARTPSAPAWKILDPQSPKSDWWLTSASFVGFRIVRPVKTPSDDEIKAYYDIKVIKDY, encoded by the coding sequence ATGTTTCCTAAACATCTCCTGTCCATTCTGGCATTAACAGTTGGGGTAAACAGTCTGACGAGTGCCCAAACCACTACTGAGTTTAAATCATACACCCAAGTCGTTCCTGGAAGTGACCAAACCTATGCGATGGTAGCAATTCCGGGTGGCAAGTTCTTAATGGGTAGCCCCGCTTCCGAAAAAGGACATAAACCCGACGAAAGCCCTCAGCACAGCGTAACAATCGAGCCGTTTTATATGGGTAAATACGAGGTGACATGGGACCTTTACGACCTGTTTGCCTTTACCAATATGGAAAAGGAAATGGCCGCCAAATACCCTCAGGCCGATGCCAATCTGACGAAGACCGATGCGACAACACGGCCTAGCCCGCCCTATGTCGATATGTCGTTTGGTATGGGGAGGGCAGGCTATCCGGCTATCAACATGACTCAGTATGCGGCCATAAAGTTTTGTGCCTGGCTCTATGCCAAAACGGGTATATTCTATCGCCTGCCGACCGAAGCAGAATGGGAATATGCCTGCCGAGCGAATACAACAACGCCCTATTCGTTTGGCGCGGATGTAAAAAAATTAGGCGAGTACGCTGTATTTAATGGCAATAGTGGGGGAGGGTATAAGAAAGTGGGTACCAAAAAGCCAAATCCATTCGGGCTATACGATATGCACGGTAATGTAATGGAGTGGACGAAAGACCAGTACATCGAAGATTATTATAAGCAGGTTGCCAGTGGTAAAGTTAAGGAGCCGTATGCGCCAACAACTACACTGTATCCGAACGCTGTGCGCGGTGGTTCCTGGGACGATGAACCAGACGTGTTACGATCGGCTGCCCGAACGCCATCAGCACCAGCCTGGAAAATCCTTGATCCGCAAAGTCCTAAATCAGATTGGTGGCTCACATCAGCTTCCTTCGTGGGTTTCCGGATTGTGCGGCCAGTTAAAACGCCCAGTGACGATGAAATTAAGGCGTATTATGATATTAAAGTGATTAAGGACTACTGA
- a CDS encoding PIN domain-containing protein, translated as MRIVIDTNCLLVSSPKIAKSRWLFDAVLAGIVEMAVTTDVLEEYEEIIGTFYNSPTLAKNVLETLANRPNGLKVSPYYFWSLITEDSDDNKFVDCAVVCGADFLITEDSHYKILETIPFPRIPVRTRAQFQKILFPDN; from the coding sequence ATGAGGATAGTTATCGATACCAACTGCTTACTGGTCAGTAGTCCGAAAATAGCGAAAAGTCGCTGGTTATTTGACGCTGTATTGGCGGGAATCGTCGAAATGGCAGTAACAACTGATGTTTTAGAAGAGTATGAGGAAATTATCGGTACATTTTATAATTCACCAACACTGGCAAAAAATGTTCTGGAGACATTAGCTAATCGCCCTAATGGCTTAAAAGTTTCACCCTATTATTTCTGGTCATTAATTACAGAAGATTCTGACGACAACAAGTTTGTAGATTGTGCTGTAGTCTGTGGTGCAGACTTTCTCATTACTGAAGATAGTCATTATAAAATCCTGGAAACCATTCCGTTCCCCCGCATTCCTGTGCGAACGCGTGCCCAGTTTCAGAAAATACTTTTCCCAGACAATTAA
- a CDS encoding ABC-F family ATP-binding cassette domain-containing protein, which produces MNYLSAENLTKSYGDRILFKNLTFGINRGDKVAIVGANGSGKTTLLSILAGAVPPDSGIVSHRKDITIGYLDQQPDLNNALTVMEVVLAGESAQLDAVRAYELALAHDDHAALERAMVDMEKLEAWDYEAQIRQILGELGIHDVEQPVRSLSGGQRKRVALARVLIQSPDLLILDEPTNHLDLEAIEYLENFLNINNGTLLMVSHDRYFLDRVCNQIAELDNGQLYTYKGNYAYFLEKKDERETAAASEQAKDRNTFRRELEWMRRQPKARGTKAQYRIDAFEELKEKTSGRRNDGELDLNLRTTRLGSKILEVENLSKRFGDKVLLDHFNYTFKRFDRAGLIGKNGMGKTTLLNLLTNQLRPDSGKITTGGTVKFGYYTQSELDMPENQRVIDVVQEVAEVMKLENGDTVTASQLLSRFLFDRHKQYDYVSKLSGGEKRRLQLLLVLVQNPNFLILDEPTNDLDITTLNVLEDFLQSFSGCVLIVTHDRYFMDRLVEHVFVLEGEGKVRDFPGNYTDYREWRDSQPKKSTLQNDKPASASSKNQSSSAVVSSATVPPSTVKKKLSFKEMREYETLEKEIESLEQRKDEVVGLLNAGGHHEQLMAWALEIEQLDRSIAEKSDRWLELAEYM; this is translated from the coding sequence ATGAATTATCTCTCAGCCGAAAATTTAACGAAGTCGTACGGCGACCGTATTCTGTTTAAAAACCTGACGTTCGGTATCAACCGGGGCGATAAAGTAGCGATTGTAGGCGCTAATGGCTCTGGCAAAACGACGTTACTCTCCATTCTGGCCGGGGCCGTTCCGCCCGACTCAGGCATTGTGAGCCACCGGAAAGATATTACGATCGGGTACCTCGATCAGCAACCCGATCTGAATAATGCCCTCACCGTTATGGAGGTGGTACTGGCTGGCGAAAGTGCCCAGCTCGACGCCGTTCGTGCCTACGAACTTGCCCTTGCCCACGATGATCATGCAGCACTGGAACGGGCAATGGTCGATATGGAAAAGCTTGAAGCCTGGGATTACGAAGCCCAAATCCGGCAAATTCTGGGTGAGTTGGGTATCCATGATGTGGAACAGCCTGTCCGTTCTCTATCGGGCGGTCAACGCAAACGGGTAGCGCTTGCCCGCGTACTGATCCAGAGCCCCGATCTGTTGATCCTGGACGAGCCCACCAACCACCTCGACCTGGAAGCTATTGAATACCTCGAAAACTTTCTGAATATCAACAATGGTACGCTCCTGATGGTGTCGCACGATCGGTATTTTCTGGATCGAGTCTGTAATCAGATTGCGGAGTTGGACAACGGGCAGCTCTATACCTACAAAGGCAACTACGCTTATTTTCTGGAAAAGAAAGACGAGCGTGAAACCGCAGCGGCCTCCGAACAGGCTAAAGACCGGAATACCTTTCGTCGTGAGCTGGAATGGATGCGTCGGCAACCGAAAGCGCGTGGCACTAAAGCCCAGTATCGAATTGATGCCTTTGAAGAATTGAAAGAAAAAACAAGCGGACGGCGCAACGATGGCGAACTTGATCTGAACCTGCGCACAACCCGACTGGGCAGTAAAATTCTGGAGGTCGAAAACCTGAGCAAGCGCTTCGGCGATAAGGTATTGCTCGACCACTTTAATTACACATTCAAACGGTTCGACCGGGCAGGGCTGATTGGCAAAAACGGAATGGGTAAAACCACATTACTTAACCTGCTTACCAACCAACTTCGTCCTGATTCGGGCAAGATTACAACGGGAGGTACGGTCAAATTTGGCTATTATACCCAGTCGGAGCTAGACATGCCCGAAAACCAGCGGGTCATTGATGTAGTACAGGAAGTGGCCGAGGTCATGAAATTAGAAAATGGCGATACCGTTACGGCCTCTCAGTTACTAAGCCGATTTTTATTTGATCGTCATAAACAATACGATTATGTATCAAAACTGAGTGGTGGTGAAAAACGACGGCTGCAACTGTTGCTGGTACTGGTGCAGAACCCCAATTTTCTGATTCTGGACGAACCCACCAACGACCTTGACATCACAACGCTGAACGTCCTGGAAGATTTCTTACAGAGCTTTTCAGGCTGTGTACTCATCGTAACCCACGACCGCTATTTTATGGATCGGCTCGTGGAACATGTGTTTGTGCTGGAAGGCGAAGGTAAAGTCCGCGACTTTCCAGGCAACTATACCGACTACCGCGAATGGCGGGATAGCCAGCCCAAAAAATCAACTTTACAAAATGATAAACCGGCTTCAGCTAGTTCAAAGAACCAATCTTCTTCGGCTGTAGTTTCTTCCGCAACGGTTCCGCCCAGTACTGTTAAGAAAAAGCTGTCGTTCAAAGAAATGCGCGAATACGAAACTCTTGAAAAAGAAATCGAGTCGCTGGAGCAACGAAAAGACGAGGTAGTGGGTCTTCTGAACGCGGGTGGTCACCATGAACAACTCATGGCCTGGGCTCTTGAAATTGAACAGCTTGATCGAAGCATCGCCGAAAAATCGGACCGATGGCTCGAACTGGCAGAATATATGTAA
- a CDS encoding DedA family protein — MNQILEFFRYLLNSEEVIRTGGLVLITLIIFVENGIFFGFFLPGDYLLFLSGVFAGTKLLNVPLWLLLTCIFGAAVLGSATGYLTGYYFGARIKNRADSLFFKQKYIDNTRDAFMRYGNSALIISRFLPVVRTFAPLLAGLIHMPVQYFMLYNIIGGAIWVLTLVGGGFYFGERFPWIVDYVQYIIIFFLAITTFTVVKGYLNARNEKKTEKIPE; from the coding sequence ATGAATCAGATTCTTGAGTTTTTTCGCTACCTGCTTAATTCCGAGGAAGTTATCCGAACGGGCGGACTGGTATTGATCACGCTTATTATTTTTGTAGAGAACGGTATTTTTTTCGGCTTCTTCCTTCCCGGCGATTATCTGCTGTTTTTGTCGGGTGTATTTGCCGGTACCAAGCTACTGAATGTACCCCTCTGGTTATTGCTTACCTGCATTTTTGGCGCAGCCGTGCTGGGCTCAGCGACGGGCTATCTGACGGGCTATTATTTTGGCGCGAGAATCAAGAATCGAGCAGACTCCCTATTTTTCAAGCAGAAATACATCGATAATACGCGAGATGCGTTCATGCGGTATGGCAACAGTGCCTTAATCATCTCACGCTTTCTGCCGGTAGTTCGCACATTTGCTCCGCTCCTGGCTGGGCTTATCCACATGCCCGTTCAGTATTTTATGCTTTATAACATTATTGGTGGAGCTATTTGGGTACTAACACTTGTCGGGGGCGGATTTTATTTTGGCGAGCGTTTTCCCTGGATCGTAGATTATGTCCAGTATATTATCATTTTCTTCCTGGCTATCACGACGTTTACCGTTGTAAAAGGGTATCTGAACGCCCGGAATGAAAAGAAAACGGAAAAGATTCCTGAGTAA
- a CDS encoding MarR family winged helix-turn-helix transcriptional regulator has protein sequence MIVETHKNSFDFDQFRLIRERSVGRLFWRLKRFTSSYIEPRLHALGYTDFKMSYLMFLSNIEEQGTTNNELAKRACVTKQMMSKIVGLLEEEGYIYTQKNPNDSRSSIIFLNARGKELFVALEGCMQEARTKFDSIVGHDRMEQVIETMYTLVTELEKADQ, from the coding sequence ATGATAGTGGAAACGCATAAGAATTCCTTTGATTTTGACCAATTTCGGCTGATTCGGGAGCGGTCGGTGGGACGGCTGTTCTGGCGACTGAAACGATTTACGTCTAGTTATATAGAACCCCGCTTGCACGCGCTTGGTTACACGGATTTCAAAATGAGCTACCTCATGTTCCTCTCGAACATCGAAGAACAGGGGACTACAAATAATGAATTAGCCAAGCGAGCCTGTGTAACGAAGCAAATGATGAGTAAAATCGTCGGTCTGCTGGAAGAAGAGGGTTATATTTATACACAGAAGAACCCCAACGATTCAAGATCCAGTATTATTTTTCTGAATGCACGAGGAAAAGAGTTGTTCGTTGCACTGGAAGGCTGTATGCAAGAAGCCCGAACAAAATTTGATTCAATTGTTGGCCACGACCGCATGGAGCAGGTAATCGAAACCATGTATACACTGGTTACTGAATTGGAAAAAGCAGACCAGTGA
- a CDS encoding HlyD family secretion protein: MATLTHEQTTMEEKSGLRTFLPRIIIGVVLLVGGYFGFQAYRHGQQYETTDNAQIEGNSAPVLARVAGYVTAVNVDDYANVKQGQQLITIDPQEYDVALAQAEADYQQSLADLENARADLQNAQANARNVAQNARVAQSNAQVQAARRDKAQQDLQRDQNLYKEQSLTRKQLEDSQNNAEVQRRQYNANVEQITLAQTSQSVAQAGIAKAQANIQKIQAVLKVKQAAIDNAKLKVGYAHITAPIAGKIGRKNVVVGQYVQPGQNLFTIVADSTFWVVANFKETQLEKMQVGQQVDIKLDAYPELDIKGRVSSLSEATGARFALLPADNASGNFVKITQRVPVKIEILNPEKYKNQLRAGLSVDAEVRVAN; this comes from the coding sequence ATGGCAACTCTAACTCACGAACAAACAACAATGGAAGAAAAAAGCGGCCTTCGTACTTTTCTACCCCGCATCATTATTGGTGTGGTGTTATTGGTAGGAGGGTATTTTGGTTTTCAGGCGTATCGGCATGGCCAGCAATATGAAACAACAGACAATGCACAGATTGAAGGCAACTCAGCCCCCGTACTAGCTCGCGTAGCCGGGTATGTCACCGCCGTTAATGTCGATGATTATGCCAACGTTAAGCAGGGCCAACAATTGATAACCATTGATCCTCAGGAATATGACGTAGCTCTGGCCCAGGCCGAAGCCGACTATCAGCAGTCGCTGGCGGATCTCGAGAATGCCCGCGCTGACCTGCAAAACGCCCAGGCGAACGCCCGTAATGTAGCCCAAAACGCCCGCGTAGCGCAGTCGAACGCACAGGTACAAGCCGCTCGTCGGGATAAAGCCCAACAGGATTTACAACGTGATCAGAACCTTTACAAAGAACAGTCGCTGACGCGCAAGCAGTTAGAAGACTCTCAAAACAATGCCGAGGTGCAACGTCGGCAGTACAATGCGAATGTCGAGCAGATTACCCTCGCCCAAACGTCGCAGTCAGTCGCTCAGGCAGGGATCGCTAAAGCCCAGGCAAACATTCAGAAGATACAGGCCGTGCTGAAAGTAAAACAGGCCGCTATTGATAATGCCAAGCTGAAAGTAGGCTATGCACACATCACGGCCCCAATTGCCGGAAAAATCGGCCGGAAAAATGTAGTCGTTGGGCAGTACGTACAACCAGGACAAAACCTGTTTACGATCGTAGCCGACTCTACTTTCTGGGTCGTGGCCAACTTCAAAGAAACCCAATTGGAGAAGATGCAGGTCGGTCAGCAGGTCGATATCAAACTGGATGCGTATCCTGAACTTGATATAAAAGGCCGTGTTTCATCGCTATCCGAAGCCACTGGCGCACGCTTTGCCCTGCTTCCTGCCGATAATGCATCGGGTAATTTCGTCAAAATCACTCAGCGTGTACCGGTGAAGATCGAAATCCTCAACCCCGAAAAGTACAAAAACCAACTGCGCGCCGGCTTAAGTGTAGACGCTGAAGTTCGGGTAGCTAATTAA
- a CDS encoding DHA2 family efflux MFS transporter permease subunit, which translates to MAQQSGFGRWIVVITAVSAAIMELIDTSIVNVGLNDIAGNLGATIEDVAWVVTSYAIANVIVIPMTSFLQRYFGRKNYYIGSIILFTLASYGCGFASDLWTLVFFRFLQGIGGGALLSTSQGLMYDAFPPSQRAVASALFGMGIVLGPTLGPTLGGYIIDNYHWSWMFYINVPIGIIAVLLSLTFIEKKEDELNIDRKSIPIDQIGILLLAVGIGALQYVLERGEADDWFDDSVIRWLTGISAFAIPAFIWWELRGTKEPVVDLRVMKNRNLFIGSILVVVVGYGLFTSVLLYPLFAQRIVGLTATQTGKLLIPGGLVTLPMFAITGRMLAKGVSPRLIVTLGYVAFASFCFLMSTYNMNASNGDFITALIIRGIGLALVNVPLINQSVSSLEPRQMPTGIAIVNMMRQIGGAFGVAITNTYVTQRTAVHRGDLVSNLQPGEMLTTERVNTMTQALVAKGVNALDAVTGAYKNLDLIITKQALMISYLDTFRLAGLFFVVSFPLLFLLQKKKMDAAAAKAVAESAH; encoded by the coding sequence ATGGCACAACAAAGTGGCTTTGGTCGCTGGATCGTCGTCATTACGGCCGTATCCGCAGCGATCATGGAACTGATCGATACGTCGATTGTCAATGTCGGCCTCAATGACATTGCGGGTAATCTGGGCGCAACGATTGAAGATGTGGCCTGGGTTGTAACGTCATATGCCATTGCCAACGTCATCGTAATTCCTATGACGAGCTTTTTGCAACGGTATTTTGGGCGCAAAAACTACTACATCGGTTCTATTATTTTATTCACCCTGGCTTCTTATGGGTGCGGTTTCGCCAGTGATCTATGGACCCTGGTTTTCTTCCGATTCCTACAGGGGATCGGGGGTGGGGCTTTGCTTTCGACCTCACAGGGGCTTATGTATGATGCTTTCCCACCTTCGCAACGTGCAGTAGCATCAGCGTTGTTTGGGATGGGAATCGTATTGGGGCCAACACTCGGGCCAACACTGGGAGGCTATATTATCGATAATTACCACTGGAGCTGGATGTTTTACATCAACGTTCCGATCGGGATTATTGCCGTTCTACTTAGCCTGACCTTTATCGAGAAAAAAGAAGACGAGCTCAACATCGATCGAAAGTCCATTCCAATCGATCAGATCGGCATTTTGCTGCTGGCCGTGGGCATTGGTGCATTGCAATATGTACTGGAGCGCGGTGAAGCCGACGACTGGTTCGATGACAGTGTAATCCGTTGGCTAACGGGTATATCGGCCTTTGCGATTCCGGCCTTTATCTGGTGGGAGTTGCGAGGCACCAAAGAGCCTGTCGTGGATCTGCGCGTAATGAAAAATCGTAACCTGTTTATCGGGTCGATTCTGGTAGTGGTGGTGGGCTACGGGTTATTTACATCTGTTCTGCTCTACCCCCTATTTGCACAACGTATTGTTGGCTTAACAGCTACGCAAACGGGCAAACTGCTCATTCCGGGCGGCCTGGTAACGCTTCCGATGTTTGCTATTACAGGCCGTATGCTGGCTAAAGGGGTTTCGCCCAGGCTCATTGTTACGCTGGGTTATGTCGCCTTTGCTTCCTTCTGTTTCCTGATGTCGACCTACAATATGAATGCCTCCAATGGCGACTTCATTACGGCACTAATCATTCGGGGTATTGGCCTGGCCTTGGTAAACGTACCGCTCATTAACCAGTCGGTTTCGTCGCTGGAACCCCGTCAGATGCCTACCGGTATCGCTATTGTGAACATGATGCGGCAAATTGGCGGTGCGTTCGGGGTAGCCATTACTAACACCTACGTTACGCAACGTACAGCCGTTCACCGAGGGGATCTGGTGTCGAATCTGCAACCGGGCGAGATGTTAACAACGGAACGTGTGAATACCATGACACAAGCTTTGGTTGCTAAAGGGGTTAATGCACTGGATGCTGTCACGGGGGCATACAAAAATCTCGACCTGATTATCACCAAACAGGCACTGATGATTTCGTACCTCGACACCTTCCGGCTCGCGGGATTGTTCTTCGTGGTTTCGTTCCCGCTTCTGTTTTTACTACAAAAGAAAAAAATGGACGCTGCAGCCGCCAAAGCGGTAGCCGAGTCAGCACACTAA